Sequence from the Cryptococcus neoformans var. neoformans JEC21 chromosome 1, complete sequence genome:
GGCATTACTTTATGTCCTTTTTCTATATTAACTATGAGGCGCATCTCATAACACAAAAAGGTTTATGAATATAGAGTAACAGATGTATTGGTGGCTGGGCGCCGTTTTATTTCTTCGGGAGCATTGTCGCACTATGCCCTGTTCTTCACGAATCGTGTTTCCTATGGTGTTAGCTCAGTCAAAATGTTAGGGTCGGTAAAACTCAAACGGAAAGAATTTGACTGTTAGTATAGCTCATCGTTACGTGCCAATCCTCGGATCAGTGAATCTTACCCTCTTGTCCACTCCCGCACCGGTCTTCACTTCATCACCATTTCCAAACCTCGTTGAATTGGTCCTTATCATATTATTAAGTCTTTCCTTCGTATGTCACAGCAGATCCATACTTCATACATTTAAACTCATGCAAGAAGCCTAGTGCACCCGTTCAGTCTCCCACACAGAGTTTGTCGCAAACTCTTTTGGCGCAATCGGATCAGTCTAAAAGTCACAGTCACAAGTCAGTATTTTGCCCCCCTTGCAGTCTAGTGTGTGATATCACCATGAACAGCCTTGAATAGTTAATACTCACAGACTGCCCCCGTAGAGATCCTGTTAGTCTCCTAtccctctccatcatcatattTTCCCAGGTGTCGAGGGCGTACCTTGGGGGCTACACAAACAAATACACATTAGTTCTCTGTCTACATCACGTGGCATTCACTATGGCGTGGGAGATGGATTGATAGGCGTGAACGGACCTTCATGTCGTTGGTCATGAATTTCGcagcggagaagagattACCAGTGATACCGAACATGGCCACGAGGAGACCTACATCCAATCCAGATTAGTATAATTACCCCACCATGCTCGGGATTATAATCCAAGTTCGAAATACGGAACCCTTGAAGTTTAAGGATGGTGTCGAAGGTGTTTTGGTGCTTAGGACAAGAAGGCCGACGTACCACACGGAATCAGAGCCTGAATCGCCATCAGTTTTCGCTCCCTTGACCAAACAAAACTATACGATTATGACTTACTTCCCAAGGAACAGGCATCTTGAGGGATTCTAACTGAAATATACGTTGATTCGATGTCTGGAGCTCGATATGCAGCTCCTGTGAGATGGACCAACAGCGATTGGTAGACGGCAAACGCAAGAGTGGCAGGagaaaataaataaattgATAGAAAATATTCCGGCATTGCAGTAACAGCAGGTTGTTGAGATCCTTCATTCTTCGCTTTTGAGATTTCAGTCCAATCCCCTCGAGTAGTAGTATATATGCGTAGCTTTTACTGCCGACCGCTGAGCTGCTCTCATAAGATTACCCATGATTTATGCATTTGTACAATGATGCAAAGAATAATTTCTGTACATATAACGACAAAGGAGCGAGCAGATTCATTTCAAACAACAACGAACGAACAGTAAGACCCAGGGTCGTCCGGCCGTGAACTAACACGAGAAGCACGGTTGTGCGCTAACTATTATCAGTGGCGTATGAGGGCAGAGAAACATGCTTGAGACGATGGTCATGtgcgagaagaggaaaggtatcaacaagaaaagaaatTAGGAAAAAAAGTTCAAAAAGAAATTACACCGTAAGGGAGTCGAACCCTTGCCGCATCGATGGCAACGATGCATGATACCGTTTCACCAACGGTGTATGAGAACTTCATCTATAAACTGACATCTACTCTAGAACTATCATATGttccttccattttttGGGACATTGTGCCAAGGAAATGTCAGTTTCTATGGGCACAGAGCAACATAGTAGTTCCTCGCGGCGCCCACTTTCCGATAACGTAATAAGAATCGGCATTGGTCGGGGACCCTGCGGGTAACACAGTAACCGGTTTAATCGGGTCTCTGCTAAGCCGCTGTGCGGTGTGTTGGTGTTCTTTTCGATACCTATAATAGACGAACAGATATAAAGACCCTGGCGAAGAGAGTTGGCAGTGATCACTTATAAAAGCTTGCCTTTTCTCAACTTCGCCTTACCTATCAACCCAATGCCTATCAGATCGAGCGTCTTTGCCCAGCGAGCCCTCTCTCAGCTCAAAATGCCTATCGCTACCTCCAAACGGACTATTACCAACAAGCCTCTCTACGCATCCCAGTCCACTATCCCTCACCTCCCTGTACCACCCCTTTCATCTACTCTTCACAAATATCTCGAGACCCTTTCTCCACTTCTTTCTCAGTCCGACTTCTCTCAATCCGCCTCTGTGGTCAAGGCTTTTGCTGGGTCAGATCAGGCAAAAGTCCTCCAGCAACGGCTCAAAAACCGAGCCCAAGAGAAGGACTCTTGGCTGAGTGAGTGGTGGAATGAGGCGGCCTACATGGGCTACAGGGGTCGAATCATCCCCAACGTCAGCTACTTCTATCTTCATAAGAGGGGACTGGGCAAGGGCAAGTCCCAAGAGGATAGAGCAGCCGAGCTGGTCAGGGCAACGGTTGAGTTCAAGAAGCTCGTTGATTCAGAGCTTTTAGAACCTGAAAAGATCAAAGGCCAACCTCTCTGTATGGCATCTTACAGGTACCTTTTCAATTCCGCTCGACAACCCAACAGCCCTTCTGATTTTGCCAAAGCATACGGCCCTGGCAACCATCATATTGTCGTCTTGAGAAATAATCGGTACTTCAAAGTTGACACCCACGGACGAGGTGCAAAAGATTTAGCCGAAACTTTCAAGAAAATCAAGATTATTGCCGACAGGCAACCGGGCCCGAACATAGGTGTTTTGACCGCCGACGATCGCGATGTATGGACCTCCGCTAGGAAtcaccttttctctctttcccccacCAACAAATCCACTGTCGAGGCAATTGACTCTGCAATCCTCTTGATCTGCCTCGACGCATACCCTGCTCCAACAACAGACGACTCTCGTGCTTGGTCATACTGGGCTGGCGGTCATGCtaatggaaaggatggcAGAGGTTTCAACAGGTGGTTCGACAAGCATGAAATCATTGTTGATAGTGAGGGGGAAAGCGGTTTTAACGGTGAACGTGAGTCGTGCTTGTAATGCTTACGAAGGGACAAAAACTGATTTTACTTAGACTCGATGCTTGACGGGACACCTACTCTTCGTCTCAACGAATTCATGCTCGCCTCCATTGATTCGCAAAGGATCCCACTTGAGCTCGACTCTTCCGAAATGAGCCGCTGTTCTACGATGGAGCCAGAGGAGCTCAAATTTGAGCTAGATGACAAGCTTAAACAAATAATTGAGCAATCAAAGCGGGGCttcgaggaggagatggaaaagcAGGATCTGAAGGTTTGTTCTTTGCTGTTTTGAACGAGAGATAAGATTGACAACCCACAGATGGTCACATTCAGGGAATACGGGAAAAATCTCATAAAGACCTATCGTGTTTCTCCTGACGCTTGGGCACAACTCATATTCCAGCTTGCATTTTaccgcctcttccagcgTCTGCCTGCTACCTACGAATCTTGCCAGACAAGGAAATTCCTTCTAGGTCGAACTGAAGTGATTCGATCTGCATCAAACGAAGGCAAAGCGTGGGTTGAGGCCATGGTCAACGAAAACTTTcctgaaggagatgagggcaGGGAAAAGTTGTTCAGAAAGGCTGTTGAGAGACACGTCCAGTATGCTGTCTGGGCAGCGGATGCCCAGGGCGTCGACCGTCATCTCTTtggtttgaagaagctcaTCGCCCCTGGCGAACCAATACCCGAAATCTTCTCCGACCCTGCTTTTGCCCGTTCCTCCCATTGGGAGTTGTCCACCTCTAATCTCGGCTCACGTTATCTTGACGGGTGGGGCTATGGTGAAGTCGTAGAAGACGGTTTTGGGTTAAGTTACAGCATTGAGGATGACGCGTTGAGGTGGGGTATtaccaagaagaagggaccGAGCGGTGCTGGTGCGAGTGCGGCCGAATTGGGCCAGGCTTTGGAGTCTGCAGCGAGGGAAGTGGCGTCGATGATGGAAAGGGCGAAGACCGTGAAAACCAATGCATAAAAACCGAGGGAAAAGAGGTCAGACGTCAATGACAGAAGATACCCTTGTATGAAAATGCATTGCATAATCACCTCAATTACTTGTGATGGCGTTGAAGCTCTAAGTTATCCTGGTATTTATATCCTAAATTTGACTGCAACAGACCTCGCGGTTGATAGTTGATAGATCTTAATGTAGCGCTGTTTTGAGGTTATACCTTTCCGGTGATGAGAATTCCCCTATGTGACCAGCCGTAAATCGATGTCGTGCATAAGTTTACAATATGTCAGTATACAGttgccttctctcctctgAGACTGTCCACTgtcccatcttctccgctGACTGCCCCAACCATTTGTTCTTCTATCTTCTGATCTTGCCCAAAAGATAGTTGATCTGTGATACCCAAATTCGCACGTGTGCGAAATCAGCATTGTCCCATTCGGTTTCCTCTCCCATTTCACTGTACCTCACAGTGGCTCATGGTCTAGAAGAGCACAATATTGTAGAAACAAAACTTACCGAGCTTCCACTTTTTCctcccttgccctttccttGCGCCATACAAGTGTGCAAAGCTTTTGCACTGTCTGCGCAAGAGGTAGTATGTCTGAGGTCGCCAGTGGTAGCAAAGCATGAGAGAAGACTGGTTAATTCCGGAGCGCAGGGGACATTGAGAGCCTCTGTGGTATTTTGGGAAAGGCATCATATCAGCAAATCAAGGAATaaacaaccaaaggaaaggagaaggcatGTACCTTTTGTAGCGCGAACCTTGAAACGAAAATTGGAGGGAGGCATCCTGCGTCCTGTGTGACAATGCGAAAGGAAGTAAGCTTAAGGAAGCACGTCGATAGATATATTTATGAGTATAAGCCAGAATATTGAAGCAAGAAATAGGACAATTCCAGTCGAAGGACAAAGCGAAAATGGAGGCAGCTTGGAAACTAAATGGACCGCCATTTAATCGAGaactcttctctcttttttttcttcttaAATTGTAGTTATATGCTTAATTAATAAATTCTTATCATTCGAATTCCCAGGTACCGGCGATTCAACGGAGTAattttattattatcgTGGGACCAGCAGAGATTTACCtgtcaaaaagaaaggtaAATTCCGGGATCCGGCACTGCACGCTCGCGGGTATAAAGTATCTTCTGTTTTTAAAATGTTTCGAGACAACCCTAGTATCTTGTCAGTCGTTGTATGATCCACGGAAAATAAACACTattctgcttctgctgcACCATGTAAAAAGCTACCAGATTCAAGGGTCAAGTTATTATTATGAGGTCTAATTTCTATTGGATTCTATGATGAAAGCAGAAAAAATAACGAAAGTCCTTTCGTGCGCATAGGTTTTTAGAGAGCAGCCCTTTTCGACCTTGCCCGGATCTTTTTACCCCATTTGGCAAATGCGAATGGGATACAAGCCATAATGATGGCGATACCGGCTAAAAGAGAAGCTGCCCCCCCGTTACCAAGACCGTGAAACATTTGAGCTATCGGATAATTTAGCGACGCTTCTCGATGACAGGAAAGGGGGCTTACGAATGAAAAGAGGCATGGCAGCACCTGCAGCAGATCGGACGACAGTCTTGGCAGCAAGTGCACTAGCAACATAATCGGGAAAGGCTTCAATCAAATATGCGTTGGCACTAAAGTAAACCAAGACCTGTTATTAGATATTAGAATCGTTAGCGTTTACTTTGTAATTCTAAACGTGAACTTGCCATTCCGAGACCAAAAGGAATACCGGCGCTCACAGGACCAACCCACGAACCACCGCCGGGAGCGACATATGGAGGGGAAGTCCAGCCGAAGATAAAGAGAGAGATCGGGACAAACGGGCCACCGATGAGCATACCAGGAAGACGATCTTCAGGCTCAGCTTTGTCGCCTTTGGCAACGTATTTTTTCTCCAGCCATGGGGTCACACACAAGGCAAGGCCAACACCAATAAATACAGGGATGAAAGTAAGACCGGTCTTGGCGTCATCCCATCCGTAATCCTCGTTGAAAACGacagggaaggagaaaaagaaggcgTAAAGAAGACCGTAGACAAGGGAGATATAGAGAGACATGCAAAGTAAAACGGGCTCCGTTGCAAGCATTTCTGTATGACTAATAAGCTGTAGTCCTGTTAAACGTGATGATTGACATACCAAAAGGTCGGATAAGGGTCTCGATAACGATCTCGTTCAAGGGCTTTCGGAAAATTTCTTGTTCGGTAACATAAGAATCATCTTGAGAATCGTAACGCATTTGCTTAGCGCGTTTCTTCAATATAGCAGGGGCGAAAGTCTCGGGAATGATGAGGGAGGCAAGCCAGCTAAAATAACTTTGTCAGGACGGACTTGGGTCAAAGAAAACAAGTTCACGTACACCACGCCGGCAGAAATCATGTTAACCCAATAAATCCACCTCCAACCAGCGTATTTTCCGATAAAACCCCCAATCAAAGGTCCAATCACGGGTCCTGTATAAGGAGCAGCCGCGAAGATAGCGATGGCAAAGCCTTCAATGACAATCAGTTTTGTTGAGCTGAAAAAGGATAATGTTTGCTCACCTCGCTCTTCAGGACCCCAGACATCTGCAATAGTACCACCAGCTAGGGTAAGAGGTGCAGAGCCAAAGAATCCACAGAGAAATCGAGAAGCAAGAAGGCATCCAATATTGGGAGCAAGAGCACATGGAatgttgaagatgatgtagaTGGCAGTCGGTATAGCCCAAAGCCATCGTCGACCGAGCAGTTCCGAAAGTGGTGACCATAATAAGGGACCGGTCCTGATCGGAGAATTTTACGGAGTCAGCGCGATAAATAACCGACGCGGAAAAATTCATTTGCCGCCGGCAACTTTTGACGTACCCGAAGCCGCAGACAGTTAACGACACGGTGAGGGCAATTACTTCTGAGGAGACGCCAAAGTACTCTTCTTGATCGGGGAAGTCACCAGTAACGATagcagaagagagggcCACTTGAATAACAGCGCAGGAGACGATGCCAGTAATAACTATGAATTATAACTGTTAGCTAAGTTCTATTCTTCGCGAATTACATGAAGAATATGCGAATGTTAAGGAATAGACCAAAAGCGACTTACTCCATCGGCGTGACTTGCTCCAGTTCCTAGGGTTCTGAGGATCACCTTCTTGAAAGGTAACtagcttcttctcgcccaTTCCGCCCTTCTCCTTATCGTGGAGAACAAATCGGTCCCCATGTATAGTCGTAGCTCGGGAACGCATAGGCTGAAGTCCGTATTCGGCATCATTTGCCGGAATGAAGCCTTCCCGTGTTTCGATCCGATATTCTTGAGTAATGCCACCTCGAGACATATCGGTGGTAAGATAtgggaaggcaagatccgGAGGAGCTCGACGGCTAGCAGTTGTCATGGTTcgctgaagaggatggcCATAATCGGCTGTTCGATGACTAGTACTGGTAGGGATTCGTGTAATGTGGTCATGATCATCGTTGCTGTCGGTTATGGAGATGGTCCCTATTCTAGAAGAgactggagaaggtggtAATGTTGTAGAGGTAGTAATCGTGTTGGGGGAAGACATGGTGACTTTGAATGATCGACGTAGTTACTACAGATGGTTTCAATTAACGATAGACACAGTCTGATGAAAATTGGATGACAAGATAAGCCGATTCATGCCTCTGAAGTTGATCTTATATATGAAGTTGTTGACGAGAGATTCTTGGTAGAGATCTCGTTAAGAGATTGTTGATAGGCCAGCTTTCTGCGTTTCTGCTCCAATGGTGAGAGTTTCTGTCGAGAGTTATGGGAATACTCCAACTATTACCGCGGCCGGAACGAGCGAAATGGTGCGTCGCGACGAGCTTTCGCACTTGCGGCCGATTTCCCCCACGGTGGGTGTAAGTAGGCTCGGCACCAGCATTtcgacggacattggcCGGTCTCCGACGAGGCACGAAGGTCCGAGGAaggcttgtgtcgagcccTAGctagtggtggtggaagacTTCAGCACGTGGCAAATTTTATAGCGCTGACCTTTCGCATGCAGAGGATCTTTATATATTAATATTCCCCGTGTCACCTTTGAAAATTTCCTCACTTTTCGCCTCCGTTCTCATCCATGACCCCCACAACCCCCCATTCAACCGCCACCGTTACGTAGACGAAAATCGTCTCTACATGTCTATACCCTTTTCAGATGTGCATGCATTGAACCATGGACATGAAAAACGTCGCCAAAAAAATCGTGACCGTGCCTGATTCGTGCCTGAAGGCATGGATTCGTTCGTGGCCGCCATATGCACGGCGGATATCACCGCCGTTTCATTCCTCGGTCGTCGTTCgtgaaagaagggaacCGTCCAGTTTCTAGAACTTTCTTTTTATGTTTCTCCTTCTGTATACGTATTTTCTCATGTCACGGCTTCCTGGACCTTCTACTGCAGTATAAACGGCTTTAACTGCCTTTATTCCTATAAAACGCACCTATCCCGACGGCTCCTCTTTCTATCCCCTGTCCCTAAACACCCAGGAGAcccgccttctccaactgTCCATCCTCAGTCACACCCAATCAACCGCCACCGTCCTCCAATGGTCCTCTCCCTGGCGGTGACGTTCCTCCCAGACTTACGGCCCCTCGAaccaaacaacaaacagcaATCGCCATAACCTGGCTGCCTGTGCCCAAAATAGCATGCTAGATTTTGGATCTGATGGCGCGACTGGAAGTGGCCCGGCGAAGCTCTCTAGCTGCTAACCCTACAATACATGCTGTGCCAATGAAACTGTACAGCTACCTCTGCCTACAGATCCTGAACCTGAACCCTACGAGCTAAGCTTTCGACCAGTAATTCCGAAGGTACGCCTCCCTTCTACCCAGTCCCTTGATCATACCTCTGTGAAATCACCTAAAGATGCAGCCGGCTTCAGAAGCGACCTTCGCAACTATAACGGCGCTTTCAGACATCGACATCAATCCGTCTGGGGACTCAAAGGCATTCGATCTGTTACCCATTTGCAGCCGAGTCTTATCATCTCATCAGATTCATTTTGTCTGCGCCTGGAGACGCCTCTATTTATGCTCAGGTCGGTATGTCCGAACTTAACGAAGATAGCAGAGTCCACCAACTTGACAGAGTTGAAATGCCGTCAACTACTGTGATCGGCAATCCTCAGGCGGATTGAGCAGATGTCGCTGTGTGTAGATTTTTATATCAAATAACTCCTAACAGTAAGGCAAGACTGCAGCGAGAGCCTCATGTAAGTGCGTTTTACTTCACAGTTGTATAATATAGCTAACGTTTCCGCTGTAGGCAAATCTGCTCACGCCTACTAAACCCGAAACAACATGATCATCGTCGATACAATCTCCCTACAGTGGATGACGTCGCGACTACCATGCAAGCTCTGAAATAGAACCTAGCAGCGGCCGTGGGACCATACAGGAAACCTATGGAAGTAAAAAATCCCAACGTGTGAGCGAGAAAAGCCGCCACTTTTTACacctccatttcattctGATTTATCACCAGCGAGGGAGAATATGGATGGTATTCCTAGATCCCATCTCGCTGAAGGGCGTAACTACCCATCATCAGTTATAGAACTTACATCCTCTGCTAACATCGTCATTTTACGATGAGGCAGGAACGGTACAAAAAGTCCCTATAGAGCAATCCTATGCCTTAAGGTCTTTTTGAGCGCCCAGGCAGTTTTAATGCGCTCTTCAATATGGGCCTCTTTTTCAAAAGTTGACAGTAGACACTTACTCAGTTCCAAATCCCAATGAGAATGCCTCCTCCTAGCCTTGATAATACGTCAAACACCGGGCCCGAGTCACAACACATCATTTATTCATCTACGCCATCTATCTCAACAGGTAAACTACCGAAACCCCCTCTCTTAAATTGCGCACTCCTTCAAACTACACAAAGTGACATTCTGATCCATTGTTCGTCATAGCACCAACATATAAATCACATGTACTGTCCAACAAACCACCCAACCTAATGAGAACTACTAGAGGTAACCTCATACCCCTTGGAGTGCTAGGTTTTGTCCCCCATTCCAATACCGATGGGAATACTTTACAGTAACTGGTTTGGGATGACGATCTATGTGGTGAATTAAGACCCAGCCCAGCGCATCACACGCTTACATACGTAGAACGATAGGGTCAGCgacatgatcatgatcTGAACATTTTCAATACACCACTTCGTGTCTCCGTTGAAAAAGTACAAgtcttttgtcttttccctttcacgATGGCCAATGGGTTGAATTGTAGGGCCCAGTTTTAAGAAAGATCGATGGTCTCCATGTCACGGCACTGAGCCTGCCGACGCCGTGTAATTTGTGAATACGCCAGACAGCTCAATAATTAACTTACCCCTCAGAAAAGGGAGGAACATGGGTCTAGGATCAAATGAGCCACTGTACATATGTAAAATGCATCATAATACGTACCACACATTTGGATGAACGAACACGTCCATTCTCATTAACAAAACCACCCAAACGCTTTAGCTGCCCAGAATTCCCAAAATTAACTTGGTGCAATTGAATTATTTACCCGAAAAACCGCGAAGTCTTTCGTGGGTCATCACTTGTAATTAATTAATAAATCATTTGTGAGTTAAAATGATGCCATCGTGAGCGTTTTATTTTTATGTGGTGAACATAACGTCTTACGTTGCATTATTGATAACGATCGGGAATTTAGGCACTTgcccgaagaagaagatgcagGAGAGTTATCTTATCGGCGGGCACACAACATAAATAACGCTTCGTTGCGTGCTTTGCTACCATACTAGCGTACGCGACTAATCTCTGTCACGCCATATTGTGATATCATCGTAGCAGATCCTAGGTTCACTCGAGTTCTAATGGGTTCTCATAATGCAATCTGCGGCATCAAACGTGCCATGCGACATGATGGTGGCAATCataacaacaacagcacATCATTGTCTATAGTACATAGCAAACTCAGTCCGACCATGGCTTACCAGAGGATTTGTCAAAGACCAAAACGCATGCCCAATTCCGACGATGATCAAGTGAAACAGAGCTCTTCCGATGCTTATCACCAATCAATGAAGAGGTTTGAGCACGTAAGAGCCTCAAAATAGACGGATAACTAAGTCAAAGATGACACCGTCCCTGTGTGCCATTAAATAATAAAACCTTTACATATAGTATaatacatatatataataACCAGTAGCCGTCAATGCCTCCACGGGACCCTTATTACTAGCGAAATACTACtagaaggcaaagaagaaaaaaaaactccTTGTGATGGTCACAGTAGGATATCCATTCCCCGAAGAGTCTATGCTAGGCAACACCCATGTTGACCCCGTGTCTGACATGGAGCAATCACTCCCCCAAAAAACAACATGGAAAGGTCGCATCTGGGATACTTTCGACAGGCCTCCcttggagagaaaggtGGGTTAAAAGGCCTCGAAACTCAAGGGAACAAAGACTACTAGCAGTCCTAACTCTGTCTTAGCTATTGTTCAAGGTTGATGCTGCTATCCTTACATTTGCCTCAGTGAGACCTTTAGCTACAACGCGACCGCCATTATGCATTTACACTACTAATAAATGATGCGTAGCTGGGTTACTTCCTCAAGAATCTTGATCAGACCAATATCAACTCCGCATTCCTATCCGGCATGAAGGAAGACCTAGGCATGACCGCCAATCAGCTTGTCACTGCAACTTCTATTTGGACAGTGGGCTACGTTATTGGTCAAATTCCTTCAAATCTGTTACTCACTCGAATAGAACCTCGGTGGGTCATTCCGGCAGTAAGTCATCTCCGCTCTACACTAAGCTTCCCAAGCTCACCCTGTACTTGGGTTAAAGCTTGAACTCGGTTGGGGAGTAGCGACTCTTGGATCTTATGGTGTCAAGTCTTATAAGGCCCTTTATGCCCTTCGTTTTTTAGTCGGCCTTTTTGAGTAAGTCTCATTTAATGCAGTTCCCCATCAAAGGCTCACATCCTCATTCATAGGTCCGGTTTTTACCCAGGCATGCACTACATGCTTGGTGGATGGTACACTCCCTCCGAAATTGGAAAGCGGGCAAGCATTTTTTGGGTCGCCGGTTCTCTGGGCCAAATGTTCTCTGGTATCTTGCAAGCTGCGGCTTACAACAACTTGTCTGGTATTCACGGACTAGCCGGCTGGAGGTGCGCTGCCGTCTTTCTGTGACATTCGAATTGA
This genomic interval carries:
- a CDS encoding expressed protein gives rise to the protein MPVPWEALIPCGLLVAMFGITGNLFSAAKFMTNDMKPPRYALDTWENMMMERDRRLTGSLRGQSTDPIAPKEFATNSVWETERVH
- a CDS encoding carnitine acetyltransferase, putative, whose amino-acid sequence is MPIRSSVFAQRALSQLKMPIATSKRTITNKPLYASQSTIPHLPVPPLSSTLHKYLETLSPLLSQSDFSQSASVVKAFAGSDQAKVLQQRLKNRAQEKDSWLSEWWNEAAYMGYRGRIIPNVSYFYLHKRGLGKGKSQEDRAAELVRATVEFKKLVDSELLEPEKIKGQPLCMASYRYLFNSARQPNSPSDFAKAYGPGNHHIVVLRNNRYFKVDTHGRGAKDLAETFKKIKIIADRQPGPNIGVLTADDRDVWTSARNHLFSLSPTNKSTVEAIDSAILLICLDAYPAPTTDDSRAWSYWAGGHANGKDGRGFNRWFDKHEIIVDSEGESGFNGEHSMLDGTPTLRLNEFMLASIDSQRIPLELDSSEMSRCSTMEPEELKFELDDKLKQIIEQSKRGFEEEMEKQDLKMVTFREYGKNLIKTYRVSPDAWAQLIFQLAFYRLFQRLPATYESCQTRKFLLGRTEVIRSASNEGKAWVEAMVNENFPEGDEGREKLFRKAVERHVQYAVWAADAQGVDRHLFGLKKLIAPGEPIPEIFSDPAFARSSHWELSTSNLGSRYLDGWGYGEVVEDGFGLSYSIEDDALRWGITKKKGPSGAGASAAELGQALESAAREVASMMERAKTVKTNA
- a CDS encoding expressed protein, which gives rise to MPPSNFRFKVRATKEALNVPCAPELTSLLSCFATTGDLRHTTSCADSAKALHTCMAQGKGKGGKSGSSINYLLGKIRR
- a CDS encoding membrane transport protein, putative → MSSPNTITTSTTLPPSPVSSRIGTISITDSNDDHDHITRIPTSTSHRTADYGHPLQRTMTTASRRAPPDLAFPYLTTDMSRGGITQEYRIETREGFIPANDAEYGLQPMRSRATTIHGDRFVLHDKEKGGMGEKKLVTFQEGDPQNPRNWSKSRRWIITGIVSCAVIQVALSSAIVTGDFPDQEEYFGVSSEVIALTVSLTVCGFGTGPLLWSPLSELLGRRWLWAIPTAIYIIFNIPCALAPNIGCLLASRFLCGFFGSAPLTLAGGTIADVWGPEERGFAIAIFAAAPYTGPVIGPLIGGFIGKYAGWRWIYWVNMISAGVVWLASLIIPETFAPAILKKRAKQMRYDSQDDSYVTEQEIFRKPLNEIVIETLIRPFEMLATEPVLLCMSLYISLVYGLLYAFFFSFPVVFNEDYGWDDAKTGLTFIPVFIGVGLALCVTPWLEKKYVAKGDKAEPEDRLPGMLIGGPFVPISLFIFGWTSPPYVAPGGGSWVGPVSAGIPFGLGMVLVYFSANAYLIEAFPDYVASALAAKTVVRSAAGAAMPLFIPQMFHGLGNGGAASLLAGIAIIMACIPFAFAKWGKKIRARSKRAAL